A portion of the Micromonospora vinacea genome contains these proteins:
- a CDS encoding IS110 family transposase — protein sequence MAQIVERVTDRYDVVVGVDTHTDTHTAAVLDRFGAVLAQVTVSTDPDGLSQLVAFAAAHTPPDGRRLWAVEGTRAHGQGLCRLLSAAGEPVCEAPKPAPAARRRGGKSDQLDAVAAAHAVLALSTDHIAVPRSDGPREALRLLLVCRRHHSDTRTATVNLVKALILTADDALRHALRGLSTTHQIARLAALDLPESTHLPTEEHTRRRELGTLARHIHTLDAALADNHRRLRALVTELCPPLLDQPGVGPVTAAIALTAWSHPGRVRSEAAYATLAGAAPIPVASGRTDRHRLNRGGDRTLNSALHTIALTRRRIHPETRDYINRRRAQGRTTREINRCLKRYIARQLYRTITTHHRTP from the coding sequence ATGGCACAGATCGTAGAGCGGGTCACGGATCGCTATGACGTGGTGGTGGGGGTGGACACCCATACCGACACGCACACCGCTGCCGTGCTCGACCGGTTCGGGGCGGTGCTGGCGCAGGTCACCGTGTCCACCGACCCGGACGGGTTGAGCCAGCTGGTGGCCTTCGCCGCCGCGCACACCCCGCCGGACGGGCGCCGGTTGTGGGCGGTAGAGGGCACCCGGGCGCACGGTCAGGGACTGTGCCGGCTGTTGAGCGCTGCCGGTGAACCGGTCTGCGAGGCACCCAAACCCGCCCCGGCGGCCCGCCGCCGGGGCGGGAAGTCCGATCAACTCGACGCGGTCGCCGCCGCCCACGCGGTGCTGGCACTGTCCACCGACCATATCGCTGTGCCCCGCAGCGACGGACCACGCGAAGCGCTGCGTCTGCTGCTGGTCTGCCGCCGCCACCACAGCGACACGCGCACCGCCACGGTCAACCTGGTCAAAGCGCTGATCCTGACCGCCGACGACGCCCTGCGCCACGCCCTACGCGGGCTGAGCACCACCCACCAGATCGCCCGCCTGGCCGCCCTCGACCTACCCGAGAGCACCCACCTGCCCACCGAGGAACACACCCGCCGCCGCGAACTGGGCACCCTCGCCCGTCACATCCACACCCTCGACGCCGCACTGGCCGACAACCACCGACGCCTCCGCGCCCTCGTCACCGAACTCTGCCCACCCCTGCTCGACCAACCCGGAGTCGGACCCGTCACCGCCGCGATCGCCCTCACCGCCTGGTCACACCCCGGCCGCGTCCGCTCCGAAGCCGCCTACGCCACCCTCGCCGGCGCCGCCCCCATACCCGTCGCCAGCGGCCGCACCGACCGACACCGCCTCAACCGCGGCGGCGACAGAACCCTCAACAGCGCCCTACACACCATCGCCCTGACCCGCCGCCGCATCCACCCCGAAACCCGCGACTACATCAACCGACGCCGCGCCCAAGGCCGCACCACCAGAGAAATCAACCGCTGCCTCAAGCGCTACATCGCCCGACAGCTCTACCGCACCATCACCACCCACCACCGCACCCCTTGA
- a CDS encoding ABC transporter ATP-binding protein produces the protein MADIVLDKVSKSFPDGTVAVQDVDLEIADGEFVILVGPSGCGKSTTLNMIAGLEDISSGELRIAGQRVNDKAPRDRDIAMVFQSYALYPNMTVRENMAFPLRLAKLDKETIDRKVDEAAKVLELTSLLDRKPANLSGGQRQRVAMGRAIVRQPKAFLMDEPLSNLDAKLRVQMRTVVSRLQKQLGTTTVYVTHDQTEAMTLGDRVVIMRGGAVQQVGPPQELYDHPRNLFVAGFIGSPSMNFLHAAVQDGELHTALGKVPIGDRVRRELESADAPRELILGIRPEHFEDAELVDDDTRRRGMEFEAPVDIVESMGSDKYVYFTVEGEKASAAELEELAADAGAADFAGAGGNLVTRLSAESPVAEGQSRRVWFNLEKIHLFDPANGRNLTLHEGRAAGALAD, from the coding sequence ATGGCTGACATCGTGCTGGACAAGGTGAGCAAGAGCTTCCCGGACGGGACCGTCGCCGTGCAGGACGTCGACCTGGAGATCGCCGACGGCGAGTTCGTGATCCTGGTCGGGCCCTCGGGCTGCGGAAAGTCCACCACCCTCAACATGATCGCCGGGCTGGAGGACATCAGCTCCGGTGAGCTGCGCATCGCCGGGCAGCGGGTCAACGACAAGGCCCCACGGGACCGGGACATCGCCATGGTGTTCCAGTCGTACGCGCTGTACCCGAACATGACGGTGCGGGAGAACATGGCGTTCCCGTTGCGGCTGGCGAAGCTCGACAAGGAGACCATCGACCGCAAGGTCGACGAGGCGGCGAAGGTGCTGGAGTTGACCTCGCTGCTGGACCGCAAGCCGGCCAACCTCTCCGGTGGCCAGCGTCAGCGGGTGGCGATGGGTCGGGCGATCGTCCGCCAGCCGAAGGCGTTCCTGATGGACGAGCCGCTGTCCAACCTCGACGCCAAGCTGCGGGTGCAGATGCGCACCGTGGTGTCCCGCCTGCAGAAGCAGCTCGGCACCACCACCGTCTACGTCACCCATGACCAGACCGAGGCGATGACCCTCGGCGACCGCGTGGTGATCATGCGCGGGGGTGCGGTGCAGCAGGTTGGGCCACCACAGGAGCTGTACGACCACCCGCGCAACCTCTTCGTGGCCGGCTTCATCGGCTCGCCGTCGATGAACTTCCTGCACGCCGCCGTGCAGGACGGCGAGTTGCACACCGCCCTGGGGAAGGTGCCGATCGGTGACCGGGTCCGCCGGGAGTTGGAGTCGGCCGACGCCCCCCGCGAGCTGATCCTCGGCATCCGTCCCGAGCACTTCGAGGACGCCGAACTGGTCGACGACGACACCCGTCGGCGGGGCATGGAGTTCGAGGCGCCTGTGGACATCGTCGAGTCGATGGGTTCGGACAAGTACGTCTACTTCACCGTCGAGGGTGAGAAGGCCAGCGCCGCCGAGTTGGAGGAGTTGGCCGCCGACGCGGGCGCCGCCGACTTCGCCGGCGCCGGCGGCAACCTGGTGACCCGGCTGTCCGCCGAGTCGCCGGTCGCCGAGGGGCAGTCCCGGCGGGTCTGGTTCAACCTGGAGAAGATCCACCTGTTCGACCCGGCCAACGGCCGCAACCTGACCCTGCACGAGGGCCGAGCCGCCGGAGCGCTCGCCGACTGA
- a CDS encoding carbohydrate ABC transporter permease, translating to MAVETTTRAKLRWGLLDVLVVVFALVPVLWIASLSFKTPATLTDGNFIPREWTLDNYRTIFDTDQFVRALVNSIGIALIATLIAVVLGAMAAYAISRLDFPGKKLLVGVSLLIAMFPQVSLVSPLFEIERQLKIFDTWPGLILPYITFALPLAIYTLSAFFKQIPWDLEKAAKMDGATQGQAFRRVIAPLAAPGLFTTAILVFIFCWNDFLFAISLTSTERSRTVPVALSFFTGESQFEDPTGAICAAAVVITVPIILFVLFFQRRIVSGLTSGAVKG from the coding sequence ATGGCTGTCGAAACCACTACCAGGGCAAAGCTGCGCTGGGGTCTGCTCGACGTCCTCGTGGTCGTCTTCGCGCTGGTCCCGGTGCTGTGGATCGCGTCGCTGTCGTTCAAGACGCCAGCCACCCTCACCGACGGGAACTTCATCCCCCGGGAATGGACGCTGGACAACTACCGGACCATCTTCGACACCGACCAGTTCGTCCGGGCACTGGTCAACTCGATCGGCATCGCGCTGATCGCCACGCTGATCGCTGTGGTGCTCGGCGCGATGGCCGCGTACGCGATCAGCCGGCTGGACTTCCCCGGTAAGAAGCTGCTGGTCGGGGTCTCCCTGCTGATCGCGATGTTCCCGCAGGTGTCACTGGTGTCGCCGCTGTTCGAGATCGAGCGTCAACTCAAGATCTTCGACACCTGGCCCGGGCTGATCCTGCCGTACATCACCTTCGCGCTGCCGCTGGCGATCTACACGCTGTCGGCGTTCTTCAAGCAGATCCCGTGGGATCTGGAGAAGGCCGCGAAGATGGACGGCGCCACCCAGGGGCAGGCGTTCCGGCGGGTGATCGCGCCACTGGCCGCGCCTGGGCTGTTCACCACGGCGATCCTGGTCTTCATCTTCTGCTGGAACGACTTCCTGTTCGCCATCTCGCTGACCTCGACCGAGCGGTCCCGCACGGTGCCGGTCGCCCTGTCGTTCTTCACCGGCGAGTCGCAGTTCGAGGACCCCACCGGGGCGATCTGCGCCGCCGCCGTGGTGATCACCGTGCCGATCATTCTTTTCGTCCTCTTCTTCCAGCGTCGCATCGTGTCCGGTCTGACCTCCGGCGCAGTCAAGGGATAG